In one Colletotrichum destructivum chromosome 2, complete sequence genomic region, the following are encoded:
- a CDS encoding Putative transcription initiation factor TFIID subunit 12 domain, histone-fold — translation MNNQGQPGQPNPMAGQAVPGARQPPMYRPEMMRNLPILNDEEKAKYERGLRQLWNHYETHPEESAQHQDAKKKIQDFTKMLLNKLQQRRMQVQQQQQQQQQQAAQQQQQSQPAQPPAPVQPAQPAQPQPQQQQQQQPAAAANPGTTGGVTIKTEPKTENNNPSATAEPAQTPTPAPAAVPTPTAPQQAPQQAPQTTQFPDHILAHIRQMTFNPPQGILDKGQESAVRWSNDYKAKYLRALMQMDQQGNQMKRIDVHIKNQQEKGVLGADEQKQLQIRRDHAQKMYNEAHSFVTNFRKSQEAINKARAAVAAAAAAGQTAASAASAAAAGASAGAATSRPPSQASQQQQQQQQQNSPAIATSQPPSTQSGGVQASPAPTAQSTPAMQNAQNPTTAVNAAIEAAKNQQMTNAAAGRGTPPQQQQQLPPQQAQQHQQQQAQQQAQQQHQQQQQQQQQQQQLQQQQAQQQQQLHQQQFQQQQAQQQAQQQAQQQAQQQAQAQAAAQAQASTPSAQTPTTATQPAQIQPGMAQGQHHPPPVNTAIASVSAGGLPSAGTPTQRVATPQSAVPPGPGQALSHSAAVSRANQRMNSQTSAMPSQQQQQQQQQQQQQATGTPGSAGAHAQGVMGSGAVPQQQHAHPTQPTQTLQSKLPIPKQLPEKATAVPQPVAMAGGAGAGRPTYTGGGGIAGGVMGQPAMAKIPAYVHEAEGDHVLSKKKLDELVRQVCGGNAEGQEINMLTPEVEESVLAMADSFVDSVLETACRNAKERGSKVLEIRDIQLVLERTYNIRVPGYSSDELRTVRKIQPSTAWITKMSAIQAAKVTSGKGE, via the exons ATGAACAACCAGGGCCAGCCTGGCCAGCCAAACCCCATGGCTGGCCAAGCCGTGCCTGGTGCGCGACAGCCGCCCATGTACCGACCCGAGATGATGCGAAACCTCCCGATTCTCAACGATGAAGAGAAGGCCAAATATGAGAGGGGCCTCCGCCAACTGTGGAATCACTATGAGACGCATCCCGAAGAGTCTGCTCAGCATCAGGatgccaagaagaagataCAGGATTTTACCAAAATGCTGCTCAACAAGCTCCAGCAGAGGAGGATGCaggtccagcagcagcagcagcagcaacaacaacaggcagcccagcagcaacaacaaagCCAGCCCGCGCAGCCACCCGCTCCAGTGCAACCTGCCCAGCCGGCACAGccgcaaccacaacaacagcaacagcaacagccgGCTGCAGCAGCCAACCCAGGCACTACCGGAGGTGTCACCATCAAGACGGAGCCCAAGACGGAGAACAACAACCCGTCTGCCACCGCAGAGCCTGCCCAAACCCCCACTCCAGCCCCGGCAGCTGTGCCGACTCCCACTGCGCCGCAACAAGCGCCGCAACAAGCGCCCCAGACGACGCAGTTCCCAGACCACATCCTCGCCCATATTAGACAGATGACCTTCAACCCGCCCCAGggcatcctcgacaagggGCAGGAGAGCGCCGTCCGGTGGTCCAACGACTACAAGGCCAAGTACCTGCGCGCCCTGATGCAGATGGACCAGCAGGGCAATCAGATGAAGAGGATCGACGTGCACATCAAGAACCAGCAGGAGAAGGGCGTGCTCGGTGCCGACGAACAGAAGCAGCTCCAGATCCGAAGAGACCACGCCCAGAAGATGTACAACGAGGCTCACAGCTTTGTCACCAATTTCCGTAAGAGCCAGGAGGCCATCAACAAGGCAAGAGCGGCTGTGGCAGCTGCTGCCGCAGCGGGACAGACGGCGGCAAGCGCGGCAAGTGCGGCCGCGGCAGGTGCGAGTGCGGGTGCAGCAACGTCACGACCTCCTTCCCAGGCTtcgcaacagcaacaacaacaacagcagcaaaATAGCCCGGCCATCGCGACATCTCAGCCTCCTTCAACGCAGTCTGGTGGTGTTCAGGCAAGCCCTGCTCCGACCGCGCAAAGCACCCCCGCTATGCAGAACGCCCAGAACCCCACGACTGCTGTCAACGCTGCCATCGAAGCAGCTAAGAATCAACAGATGaccaacgccgccgctggtCGAGGCACTCCTccccagcaacagcaacagctgcCTCCCCaacaggcccagcagcatcaacaacaacaggcTCAACAGCAAgcccaacaacaacatcaacaacaacaacaacaacaacagcagcagcagcagcttcagcagcaacaggctcagcagcagcaacagcttCACCAGCAGCAATTCCAGCAACAGCAGGCTCAGCAGCAGGCtcagcagcaggcccagcagcaggcccagcagcaggcaCAGGCTCAGGCAGCAGCTCAAGCCCAAGCCTCCACTCCCTCGGCCCAGACCCCGACTACTGCTACTCAACCTGCTCAAATACAACCCGGTATGGCGCAAGGCCAGCATCATCCTCCACCTGTCAACACCGCCATTGCTTCCGTTTCTGCAGGTGGGCTTCCTTCGGCAGGCACTCCCACCCAGCGCGTCGCCACTCCCCAGTCGGCTGTTCCCCCCGGTCCCGGTCAAGCTCTCAGccactcggccgccgtctctcgcgccAACCAGCGCATGAACTCGCAGACCTCGGCCATGCCctctcagcagcagcagcagcagcagcagcaacagcagcagcaggctaCTGGTACTCCTGGCTCCGCCGGCGCTCACGCACAAGGTGTCATGGGATCCGGAGCCGTTCCGCAACAACAGCACGCCCATCCTACCCAACCGACCCAGACGCTACAGTCTAAGCTCCCCATTCCTAAGCAGCTCCCGGAGAAGGCGACTGCTGTTCCTCAGCCCGTCGCCATGGCTGGCGGTGCTGGCGCTGGTCGTCCTACCTACAcgggcggtggcggcatTGCTGGGGGTGTTATGGGACAGCCAGCGATGGCTAAGATCCCCGCCTATGTCCACGAGGCCGAGGGTGATCATGTTCTGAGCAAGAAAAAGCTGGACGAGCTTGTTCGCCAGGTCTGCGGCGGCAACGCTGAGGGCCAGGAGATCAACATGCTGACCCCAGAGGTCGAAGAG AGCGtcttggccatggccgacaGCTTCGTCGACAGTGTCCTCGAGACGGCTTGCCGCAACGCCAAGGAGCGCGGCTCCAAGGTCCTCGAGATCCGCGACATCCAGCTCGTACTCGAGCGCACCTACAACATCCGCGTTCCGGGCTACTCGTCGGATGAGTTGCGCACAGTCCGCAAGATCCAGCCATCCACCGCCTGGATCACCAAGATGAGCGCCATCCAAGCTGCTAAAGTCACGTCTGGCAAGGGCGAGTAG
- a CDS encoding Putative proteasome component (PCI) domain, 26S proteasome regulatory subunit, whose protein sequence is MPGKTPSRSGKDPLENGVPNSNKDAESKDAKSKSKKAAKDGDEEMTVVVPPSKKAAAIPADADGDVAMGDENNADDAEVKVDPVVQAVADIKSNFALLDRAVALFDARFSLRALRSISTIRKRLTPDIIAQAIVETFPATVTSGNVAKQLLIAVGRENVPLGKSTSPEMEVDSEPAKAKNAPKKETKDVIPEIDIFLGILIQVYLYDSRQFQRGADFSKQLSERIHTLNRRTLDSLSAKVYFYYSMFCENLAPQAPSSQSPIVAIRPTLLAALRTAVLRKDIDTQASVIVLLLRSYLLTSHIAQADLLVSHTQFPENAANNQVARFLYYLGRIRAIQLRYTEAHEHLTAATRKAPSSACAVGFSQTATKLLLVVELLMGDIPERSTFRQPTLELSLHPYFLLVQAVRVGKVQNFETIIADHADTFRRDGTYSLILRLRQNVIKTGIRMMSLSYSRISLRDICIRLDLGSEESAEYIVAKAIRDGVIEATLDREHGYMKSKEVGDVYATREPGEAFHDRIRACLALHDESVKAMRFPMNQHRLELKNAQEAREREREMAKEIQDGDLDEDDLGGDFEGM, encoded by the exons ATGCCGGGCAAAACACCCTCGCGCAGCGGGAAGGATCCCCTCGAGAACGGCGTCCCCAACAGCAACAAGGACGCTGAGTCGAAGGACGCCAAGAGCAAGAGTaagaaggcggcgaaggacggcgacgaggagatgacTGTCGTTGTTCCTCCCTCCAAGAAGGCAGCCGCCATCCCAGcggatgccgacggcgacgttgcGATGGGCGATGAGAACAATGCAGATGACGCAGAGGTCAAGGTCGACCCTGTGGTGCAGGCTGTGGCAG ACATCAAGAGCAATTTCGCTCTGCTAgaccgcgccgtcgccctcttTGATGCCAGATTCTCCCTCCGAGCGTTGCGGTCCATCTCGACCATCCGCAAGCGCCTGACCCCCGATATCATCGCCcaggccatcgtcgagacCTTCCCAGCGACCGTCACCTCCGGCAACGTTGCCAAGCAGCTCTTGATCGCCGTTGGCCGCGAAAATGTGCCCCTCGGCAAGTCCACCAGCCCCGAGATGGAGGTCGACAGCGAGCCCGCCAAAGCCAAGAATGCCCCGAAGAAGGAGACCAAGGACGTCATCCCGGAGATTGAcatcttcctcggcatcctcatcCAGGTGTACCTCTACGACTCGAGGCAGTTCCAGCGCGGAGCCGACTTCTCCAAGCAGCTTTCGGAACGCATCCACACCCTCAACCGCCGCACATTAGACTCCCTCTCCGCCAAGGTCTACTTCTATTATTCAATGTTCTGCGAGAACCTCGCTCCCCAGGCCCCCTCTTCCCAGTCTCCGATCGTCGCTATCCGGCCGACTCTGCTGGCCGCCCTGCGCACCGCCGTGCTCCGCAAGGACATCGACACGCAAGCTTCGGTCATTGTGCTTCTGCTTCGCAGCTACCTGCTGACGTCCCACATTGCGCAAGCCGATTTGCTCGTTTCCCACACACAGTTCCCCGAGAACGCTGCCAACAACCAGGTCGCCCGCTTCCTGTACTACCTCGGACGCATCCGCGCCATCCAACTCCGATACACCGAGGCACACGAGCACCTCACGGCCGCAACGAGAAAGGCGCCCTCCAGCGCCTGCGCCGTTGGCTTCTCCCAGACGGCCACCAAGCTTCTGTTGGTTGTTGAGCTGCTGATGGGTGACATCCCTGAGCGGTCCACCTTCCGCCAGCCCACTCTGGAGCTTTCCCTGCACCCGtacttcctcctcgtccaggccgtccgCGTCGGCAAGGTCCAGAACTTTGAGACAATCATTGCGGATCACGCCGACACCTTCCGCCGGGATGGCACCTACAGCCTGATTCTGCGTCTGCGCCAGAACGTCATCAAGACGGGTATCCGCATGATGTCTCTCTCGTACTCTCGCATCTCGCTCCGCGACATCTGCAtccgcctcgacctcggtAGCGAAGAGTCGGCCGAGTacatcgtcgccaaggccattCGCGATGGAGTTATCGAGGCTACCCTCGACCGCGAGCATGGTTACATGAAGAGCAAggaggtcggcgatgtcTATGCTACGCGGGAGCCCGGCGAAGCCTTCCACGACAGAATCCGCGCGTGCTTGGCTCTGCACGACGAAAGTGTCAAG GCTATGCGTTTCCCCATGAACCAACACCGCCTCGAGTTGAAGAACGCCCAGGAAGCgcgcgagcgcgagcgcgagaTGGCCAAGGAGATACAGGACGGTGATTTGGATgaggacgacctcggcggcgactttGAGGGAATGTAA
- a CDS encoding Putative fungal domain of STAND protein, whose protein sequence is MEVGASLVAFIGFGLTSIKTFHKFVTSIKDGPQRLQDLARALDSLRAAYERTQALQELPGILESSPSLLEQLRRCNDDVDRFSKTLVKMQIQPGERLYSTLRKKFKLPLCEDEIRDMLSIFSGHVSSFTLEISVLDIRIAHSNSSGISQVITGTEHQSNMMKQQHTSLKEIKEDVFRSSSQIEHVQTVVNALALKVENLPAVSTQHSTSILDMLVNLEGKVNELSLREQQMFDDTLRSVSAFDIAPCSGRNMESSNARVVGSIHRLSALLDKKNRDAKSDETQDIIDDLETLLQQMDMVFQHVEPGELMSHRKGFRGVEKDHCMDMKQAIKVLKGSLKLKLNPQTWSQRGPLSGKITKRKDNIALYQSQLGDWLVSTRRQWRSCGTQAEDKEHQKYSATISFKPTAQGGSHHIKVSIQQLQQANGFYAFTPVVSIGRIRPSNSRVFQCIKLGLFDEFFRLIATGEASLQDRDEKGAPLLHNTFNCLLAAGADPTLRCNGNPNQGELHFSLASYGDEPVFESLLSLDGIFFNVNDRDTDGQTLLHHSLLYARTAHISALIKLGADVNAKSFSGQSCLHYFMQTLRMIDFGFGSDVAALAILIEAGADIFSRDNEGRSIWETATENQEEGSYARDALDSVLVSYGYHAEVSRFAEEVPRHAIYVRDWYSRDDFEKLWAGNEHLCPYYDDEAFGLGRASFRHHGRHDESSDSSYDVEELKEKEYGNTGSEENEYSDSGEDEVLESEEGEKPASQQTEPDEATSPLEGSLTGIAKQMDSEPESPTGSGSQDSPSRYLHEVPRDNGQQVPLSASVASWLSTSRSPGETVLSNASPRGHGAVSHGVVSHVFDAEHADEIFHNPWTEG, encoded by the exons ATGGAGGTGGGAGCCAGTCTCGTCGCCTTCATCGGCTTCGGGCTCACATCCATCAAAACCTTTCACAAGTTCGTTACGAGCATCAAAGATGGGCCGCAGAGGCTGCAGGACCTCGCACGCGCGCTCGACAGTCTGCGGGCGGCATACGAGCGAACCCAGGCCCTCCAAGAGTTGCCCGGCATCCTGGAGTCCAGTCCTTCCTTGTTGGAGCAGCTGAGGCGAtgcaacgacgacgtcgacaggTTCAGCAAGACCCTCGTCAAGATGCAGATACAGCCGGGCGAAAGGCTGTACAGCACGCTGCGGAAGAAATTTAAGCTGCCGCTCTGCGAAGACGAAATCAGAGACATGCTGAGCATCTTTTCGGGGCATGTCAGCAGCTTCACGCTTGAAATCAGCGTTCTGGATAT CCGAATCGCGCACAGCAACTCTTCTGGGATCTCGCAAGTCATTACAGGGACTGAGCATCAGTCCAACATGATGAAGCAGCAGCACACGAGTCTCAAGGAGATCAAAGAAGATGTGTTTCGTTCCAGCTCGCAGATCGAACACGTCCAGACTGTCGTCAACGCTCTGGCACTGAAAGTCGAAAACTTGCCGGCCGTATCCACCCAGCACTCCACGTCGATTCTTGACATGCTTGTCAACCTCGAAGGGAAAGTCAACGAGTTGTCGTTGCGAGAACAGCAGATGTTCGATGATACCTTGAGATCTGTCAGCGCCTTCGACATCGCCCCTTGTTCTGGGCGAAACATGGAGAGCAGCAATGCCAGGGTGGTGGGCAGCATCCACCGATTATCTGCCCTACTCGACAAAAAGAACCGAGATGCCAAATCCGACGAAACTCAAGACATCATTGATGATCTCGAGACACTGCTTCAGCAGATGGACATGGTCTTTCAACATGTTGAACCAGGGGAGCTGATGAGCCATAGGAAAGGCTTTCGCGGCGTAGAAAAGGATCATTGCATGGATATGAAGCAGGCTATTAAGGTCTTGAAAGGCAGCCTAAAGCTAAAACTCAACCCTCAAACCTGGA GCCAACGTGGTCCACTCAGTGGGAAAATaacgaaaagaaaagatAACATTGCGCTGTATCAAAGTCAACTTGGGGACTGGTTAGTCTCAACAAGAAGACAGTGGCGGAGCTGCGGAACTCAGGCGGAGGACAAAGAACACCAGAAATACTCCGCCACCATATCTTTCAAGCCAACAGCCCAAGGTGGCTCGCATCATATCAAAGTCTCCATacagcagctgcagcaagcAAATGGCTTTTATGCATTTACCCCGGTCGTTTCAATTGGACGGATACGACCTAGCAACTCTCGCGTATTTCAATGCATTAAGTTGGGATTATTTGACGAATTCTTTCGATTGATCGCGACAGGGGAGGCCTCATTGCAAGACCGAGACGAGAAAGGGGCGCCACTGCTTCAC AACACCTTCAACTGTTTGCTTGCTGCAGGTGCCGATCCAACACTTCGGTGCAATGGGAACCCAAACCAGGGAGAGCTGCATTTTTCACTCGCTTCATATGGCGATGAA CCCGTGTTTGAGAGCCTACTCAGCCTTGACGGAATCTTCTTTAACGTCAACGATCGAGACACAGATGGGCAAACCTTGCTGCACCACTCTCTTCTTTACGCCAGAACAGCGCACATCAGCGCCTTGATTAAGCTTGGAGCAGATGTTAATGCGAAGAGTTTCTCGGGGCAGAGCTGTTTGCATTATTTTATGCAGACATTACGAATGATAGATTTCGGCTTTGGTAGTGATGTTGCCGCGCTTGCCATTTTGATCGAAGCAGGCGCTGATATTTTCTCTCGAGATAACGAAGGTCGCTCAATCTGGGAAACAGCCACTGAGaaccaagaagaaggaagtTATGCCAGAGACGCACTGGACAGTGTGCTGGTTTCCTACGGTTACCACGCGGAAGTTTCCCGGTTTGCAGAGGAGGTACCTCGGCATGCCATCTATGTCAGAGATTGGTACAGTCGAGATGACTTCGAAAAATTGTGGGCGGGGAACGAGCATCTGTGCCCATACTACGACGATGAAGCTTTCGGCCTCGGTCGGGCGTCTTTCAGACATCATGGTAGACATGACGAATCTTCGGATTCTTCGTACGACGTGGAAGAATTAAAAGAGAAAGAATATGGTAACACGGGAAGTGAAGAGAACGAGTATTCTGACAGTGGAGAGGACGAGGTATTAGAGAGTGAAGAAGGTGAAAAACCTGCGAGTCAACAAACGGAGCCGGACGAAGCCACCAGTCCCCTCGAAGGTTCACTCACCGGGATTGCAAAGCAGATGGATAGCGAGCCAGAAAGCCCGACAGGTTCTGGAAGTCAGGATTCTCCCAGCCGATACCTCCACGAAGTTCCCCGGGACAACGGACAACAGGTGCCTCTTTCGGCCTCTGTCGCAAGCTGGCTCTCGACATCCCGATCTCCAGGGGAAACTGTGTTGAGCAATGCCTCGCCTCGGGGCCATGGGGCGGTTTCCCATGGGGTAGTTTCCCATGTTTTCGATGCCGAGCATGCGGATGAGATCTTCCACAACCCCTGGACGGAAGGGTGA